The proteins below are encoded in one region of Drosophila santomea strain STO CAGO 1482 chromosome 3R, Prin_Dsan_1.1, whole genome shotgun sequence:
- the LOC120453764 gene encoding protein amalgam: protein MASLRLHIVLIFCLAISLESVLGAPVISQISKDVVASVGDSVEFNCTVEEVGQLSVSWAKRPSESDTNSVVLSMRNILSLPDQRYNVTVTEGPKTGSATYTFRIQNIEVSDMGPYECQVLVSATEKVTKKLSLQIKTPPVIAENTPKSTLVTEGQNLELTCHANGFPKPTVSWAREHNAVMPAGGHLLAEPTLRIRAVHRMDRGGYYCIAQNGEGQPDKRLIRVEVEFRPQIAVQRPKIAQMVSHSAELECSVQGYPAPTVVWHKNGVPLQSSRHHEVANTASSSGTTTSVLRIDSVGEEDFGDYYCNATNKLGHADARLHLFQTVIPVPSLS, encoded by the coding sequence ATGGCGAGTCTGCGGCTTCATATCGTTCTAATATTCTGCCTGGCGATTAGCTTGGAGTCGGTGCTTGGAGCGCCAGTGATCAGCCAGATCAGCAAGGACGTGGTGGCCAGTGTGGGCGACTCCGTGGAGTTCAACTGCACCGTGGAGGAGGTGGGACAGCTCTCGGTGAGCTGGGCCAAGCGTCCCAGCGAGTCGGACACCAATTCGGTGGTGCTCTCCATGCGGAATATCCTTAGTCTGCCCGACCAGCGGTACAACGTAACGGTCACCGAAGGACCCAAGACCGGCAGCGCCACCTACACCTTCCGCATTCAGAACATCGAAGTCAGTGACATGGGTCCGTATGAGTGTCAGGTGCTCGTCTCGGCCACGGAGAAGGTGACCAAGAAGCTGAGCCTGCAGATCAAGACTCCACCAGTGATTGCGGAGAACACCCCTAAGAGCACCCTGGTGACGGAGGGCCAGAATCTGGAGCTGACCTGCCACGCCAATGGCTTTCCCAAGCCCACGGTCTCCTGGGCCCGCGAACATAATGCCGTGATGCCAGCCGGTGGCCATTTGCTGGCGGAGCCAACTCTCCGGATCCGTGCAGTGCACCGGATGGATCGCGGCGGCTACTACTGCATCGCGCAGAACGGAGAGGGCCAGCCGGACAAGAGGTTGATCCGGGTGGAGGTGGAGTTCCGGCCACAGATCGCCGTCCAGAGGCCCAAGATCGCCCAGATGGTGTCCCACTCCGCCGAGCTGGAGTGCTCTGTGCAGGGCTACCCGGCTCCGACTGTAGTTTGGCACAAGAACGGAGTGCCCCTGCAGTCCAGCCGGCACCACGAGGTGGCCAACACCGCATCCTCCTCGGGAACCACGACCTCTGTGCTGCGCATCGATAGCGTGGGAGAGGAGGACTTCGGGGACTACTACTGCAATGCCACCAACAAGTTGGGCCACGCCGATGCGCGACTGCATCTCTTCCAGACCGTCATCCCAGTGCCCTCCTTGTCGTAA